The Winogradskyella schleiferi genome contains the following window.
TTTCAAACATTTTTTGATGTACAATCGCACTTCCTCTTGCTTGGGTTAAAACCGTAAGAATAATACTCAATAAATCTGGTGTAAATCCTGGCCAAGGTGCATCTGAAATGGTTAAAATAGAACCATCAATAAAGCTTTGCACTTCATAACCATCTGTATGCGCAGGAATGTGGATATCATCGCCTTGACGCTCAACCGTAATTCCTATTTTTCTAAATACGTTTGGTATCTGACCTAAATCATCCCAACTCACATTAGTAATAGTCAATTCACTTTTTGTCATAGCAGCCAAGCCTATCCAGCTACCAATTTCAATCATATCTGGAAGCATTCTGTGACTTGTTCCTCCAAGCGAATCTACACCATCAATAGTTAATAGATTGGAACCAACACCAGAGATTTTTGCTCCCATGCGATTTAGCATTTTGCACAATTGCTGTAAATAAGGTTCGCAAGCCGCATTATAGATAGTCGTTTTCCCTTCTGCTAAAACAGCAGCCATAACAATATTTGCAGTTCCTGTTACAGAAGCTTCATCCAATAGCATGTAAGTTCCTTTTAGCTTTTTTGCTTCTACGCCATAAAATAATTCTTCTCTGTTATAACGAAATTTAGCGCCAAGGTTAATAAAACCTTCAAAGTGTGTGTCTAAACGGCGACGACCAATTTTATCGCCTCCTGGTTTCGGAATGTATCCTTTACCGAAGCGTGCCAACAACGGCCCAACTATCATGATTGAACCTCTAAGCCCTTTCCCATCTTCTTTAAATTCTGCAGATTCTAAATAACCAAGATTGAGATCGTCTGCTTTAAAGGTGTAAGAACCTTTGCCTAATTTATTGATTTTAACACCGAGCTTTTTTAGTAAAGCAATGAGCTTATTGACATCAATAATATCTGGAATGTTATCTATCTGTACTTCTTCAGCAGTTAAGAGAACGGCACATAAAATTTGTAAAGCTTCGTTTTTTGCGCCTTGTGGTTGAATTTTCCCTTTGAGTTGGTGACCACCTTCAATAATAAATGTACTCATACGTTTTAGTAACGTTTTCTGTTATTGGAATATTTTTTCTTAT
Protein-coding sequences here:
- the murA gene encoding UDP-N-acetylglucosamine 1-carboxyvinyltransferase, yielding MSTFIIEGGHQLKGKIQPQGAKNEALQILCAVLLTAEEVQIDNIPDIIDVNKLIALLKKLGVKINKLGKGSYTFKADDLNLGYLESAEFKEDGKGLRGSIMIVGPLLARFGKGYIPKPGGDKIGRRRLDTHFEGFINLGAKFRYNREELFYGVEAKKLKGTYMLLDEASVTGTANIVMAAVLAEGKTTIYNAACEPYLQQLCKMLNRMGAKISGVGSNLLTIDGVDSLGGTSHRMLPDMIEIGSWIGLAAMTKSELTITNVSWDDLGQIPNVFRKIGITVERQGDDIHIPAHTDGYEVQSFIDGSILTISDAPWPGFTPDLLSIILTVLTQARGSAIVHQKMFESRLFFVDKLIDMGAKIILCDPHRATVIGHDFKSTLKATTMTSPDIRAGVSLLIAALSAKGTSTIHNIEQIDRGYENIAERLRAIGAKIERVEGN